A region of Culicoides brevitarsis isolate CSIRO-B50_1 chromosome 1, AGI_CSIRO_Cbre_v1, whole genome shotgun sequence DNA encodes the following proteins:
- the LOC134827979 gene encoding probable serine hydrolase, protein MNITKKATVEGIARVLIGKQRSLLKPIYSKMHTSSSLDVQDEADEVQIPMPWGHVSGKWWNSKDVRPVLCIHGWQDNAGTFDRLIPSLPKHLSYLAIDLPGHGLSSWYPHGMQYQPIDYINVINLIRKEYGWEKVSLIAHSMGSIVGFNYCGLYPDRVDFMVGIDALKSHIKNKERVAPVLEYCYDNLLIADERNRSKSEPPSYSYEETVKKLCEATNGSVTPETCKHILQRNLRKSEKYPNKYYFARDNRLKYSGFINLAQEVSIEFAKRMQMPYLFIKASKSPYYEKKEYFDQMIEAMRESNKNFEWHFIEGTHHLHLTSPETISELLSNFINKARPCGTDDAKSKL, encoded by the exons AtgaatatcacaaaaaaagccACCGTAGAAG gcATTGCTCGAGTTCTCATTGGAAAACAACGATCGCTGTTAAAGCCGATTTATTCTAAAATgcacacatcatcatcattggaCGTGCAAGACGAGGCAGACGAGGTTCAAATTCCGATGCCTTGGGGGCACGTTAGTGGGAAATGGTGGAACTCGAAAGATGTGCGACCAGTTTTGTGTATTCATGGCTGGCAGGACAATGCTGGGACATTCGACAGACTAATTCCTTCGTTGCCCAAACACTTGTCGTACTTGGCTATTGACCTTCCTGGACACGGGCTTAGTTCTTGGTACCCACATGGAATGCAATACCAACCAATTGACTATATAAacgttataaatttaatacgcAAGGAATATGGATGGGAGAAGGTTTCCTTAATCGCCCACAGCATGGGCTCAATTGTAGGTTTCAATTATTGCGGATTGTATCCTGATCGTGTGGATTTTATGGTAGGCATTGATGCTCTGAAAagtcacataaaaaataaagaacgaGTAGCACCTGTTTTGGAATATTGCTATGATAACCTTTTGATAGCGGACGAGAGAAATAGAAGCAAGAGCGAACCACCTTCTTACTCGTATGAAGAAACAGTAAAAAAGTTGTGTGAGGCAACAAATGGTTCAGTAACACCTGAAACCTGCAAACACATCCTTCAGAGGAACTTAAGGAAGAGCGAAAAGTATCCAAACAAGTATTACTTTGCCCGTGACAATAGACTGAAATATTCGGGATTTATAAACTTAGCTCAAGAGGTCAGTATCGAGTTTGCAAAACGAATGCAAATGCCGTACCTCTTCATCAAAGCAAGCAAGTCTCCGTACTACGAAAAGAAAgaatattttgatcaaatgaTTGAAGCAATGCGAGAGAGcaacaaaaactttgaatGGCACTTCATTGAGGGTACTCATCACTTGCATTTGACGTCACCCGAAACCATTAGCGAGTTATTATCCAATTTCATAAACAAAGCCAGACCTTGTGGCACTGACGAtgcaaaaagtaaattataa